In Vicia villosa cultivar HV-30 ecotype Madison, WI linkage group LG7, Vvil1.0, whole genome shotgun sequence, the DNA window GGTATGTATACATTCCTCCCAAATCATactatttaaatttgaatttggcTTACTTGTTTAATTAGCTTAAGTTAAGAAATAACATTATTTACTTGGTTTTTGATATATTACTGTTATGCTTTGATAATTTATAGTTTTTGTGAACGGAAAGTTCTGTAAAGACCCTGCACAAGTTAAAGCCGAAGATTTCTTCAAACATATTGACCCTGCAAATCCCGTAAATGCATTGGGTTCTCAAGTGACTCCAGTATTTGTAGACCAACTACTCGGTCTAAACACACTTGGAATATCTTTGGCTCGCATTGATTTTGCACCTAAAGGTTTAAATCCACCCCACATTCACCCTCGAGGAACTGAGATTCTTACAGTTCTTGAAGGTACTCTTTATGTTGGATTTGTCACATCCAATCAAGATAAAAATCGTCTTTTCACCAAAGTTCTCAACAAGGGTGATGTGTTTGTGTTCCCAATCGGTCTAATTCACTTTCAACTAAATGTGGGATATGGCAACGCCGTTGCCATCGCTGGACTTAGTAGTCAAAATCCAGGAGTTATCACTATTGCAAATGCTTTGTTTAAATCTGATCCCCTTATTTCTGATGAGGTTCTTACTAAAGCTTTTCAAGTTGATAAGAGTATCATTGATTATCTTCAAGGGCAAACCTGGTATGACAACAACTAGTTTGAAaacttgataagttcttcagtcACCTTATGCAATCAACCTTATCTACTTGTTAGTTTTCTTACTAAATAAATGTATTGGTTATGTATTTGAATACatagttgttttattttgagtttcATGTGGTTCAATAATAATTGTTGTTGTGATTTTTGTAATATATTCAATTTCTACATGTCCCCTTCTCATGTAAATTTGAATTATTCATGAGTGATTTTTAACTAAAAATTACTGTACGTACTAGCAAAAAACAACTTTTCGaataatgaaaatataaattaaCTCCAAAATTTAAAGAATGAGGATCTTAATAATAGAAATAAACCTAATGTATGATAATCTTACCTTCTTACTATCTTTAAGAGAAGATTCAAGAATTAATTGCCATTGGGGGAAGAAGGTTTTTATTAAGCTTATGGGGCAGCGTATTGGCTGCAAACACTACAATAGAATATATATCGTATCATGGTTGGGAGAAAGATTATACTATGGACGGTGTGTCGCACGCTCGTGAAATGATgaataacagagtcgccactaacatatctattctaaaaggaaaggaacgccatcaaacctaagatgaataagaacgaggtctttcgaccagagatagggtacgggagtcaattacgcaaggggaaggtgctagcacccctcacgcccatcgtactcgatggtatccacctatgtttgttgctatctaaagggtgtgtactataaatctagagcttaatgctaagggaatgtatgcaaatgaaagaagaagaaacacggggaaaataaggtttataaataattgtgctcgcttaggccccgcgacataatgcctacgtatccttttcaggaatcagagcgccgtagttcgactctttagtttttgtttgtttttgtgttttttagttgaacagttacattcgcactccgccgctcgacctctggagtcttaagctgggaatggagcggaaataacgtgtccgattaggagaaagaatgcctcggaggcaggATAGAGAAGAGAGAGATTTGTCGAGCGTTTCGGGTGTACCCCTTAAACAAGGGAGACTCGAATTActcttgttggtgttttttagattagGAACTTTCACTCAGGTGGTTCCCTTAAACAAGGGATACGAGTGTGTCCATTCCCTTTTTCATTAGTCAagcatttattagtcattttttaggtgttttcttggtatcttttaaggggaattaaatcaagtatttgttaagtgttttgaagttgaaaaggaaaagaaatgggaaactagcctaatatgaattaactagcctaatgttaaaatgggaatttctagatcctaatgttatcatggtttctacctaaatgTTAGGAATAAAGGAACATGAAAGTTAAAGccacaattagaagtcataagtaagatacatgagcaaaattgagtaaggatacaatggtacaaaattatacacaagcatgaagtagcaagtcaaaaacatggtacaaaaataaactaaaaatactactatttttttattgatttttatgggagaaattggtTACAAGGACCAAAGTTAAATCCTAAAATGATCTAGAAAACAAGgagatttttatattgattttatgatTTTGTATCACCTAAAATTAGCATACAAAACTATATGAAAAAAGAACTTAAATCTAACATGAAAATATGTACACTGGGGGGTGAGGACTGAATACAGTGGTGTGATTAGCAAAGGGGCGCAGGGCCCAG includes these proteins:
- the LOC131618577 gene encoding germin-like protein subfamily 1 member 7 codes for the protein MKVLYLFVSILALASSVSFAYDPSPLQDFCVAIKDPKDGVFVNGKFCKDPAQVKAEDFFKHIDPANPVNALGSQVTPVFVDQLLGLNTLGISLARIDFAPKGLNPPHIHPRGTEILTVLEGTLYVGFVTSNQDKNRLFTKVLNKGDVFVFPIGLIHFQLNVGYGNAVAIAGLSSQNPGVITIANALFKSDPLISDEVLTKAFQVDKSIIDYLQGQTWYDNN